The Exiguobacterium aurantiacum DSM 6208 genome includes a window with the following:
- the clpP gene encoding ATP-dependent Clp endopeptidase proteolytic subunit ClpP, with translation MLIPTVIEQTGRGERAYDIYSRLLKDRIILLGSAIDDNVANSIVAQLLFLAAEDPDKDISLYINSPGGSITSGMAIYDTMNFIKPNVSTICIGMAASMGAFLLQAGEKGKRFALPNAEIMIHQPLGGTQGQASDIKIHAERIIKMREKLNQIMADNTGQPLEVIERDTERDYFMSADQAKDYGLIDKVMTR, from the coding sequence ATGTTAATTCCAACAGTTATCGAACAAACAGGTCGCGGGGAACGCGCGTACGATATTTACTCACGCTTGCTCAAAGACCGTATCATCCTTCTCGGGAGTGCGATTGACGACAACGTCGCCAACTCGATCGTTGCCCAGCTCCTCTTCCTCGCAGCTGAGGATCCGGACAAGGACATCTCACTTTACATCAACAGCCCAGGTGGTTCGATCACTTCCGGAATGGCGATTTATGACACGATGAACTTCATCAAGCCAAACGTGTCGACGATTTGTATCGGAATGGCCGCATCGATGGGCGCCTTCTTGCTCCAAGCCGGTGAAAAAGGGAAACGCTTCGCATTGCCGAACGCGGAGATCATGATTCACCAACCGCTCGGCGGCACGCAAGGTCAAGCATCGGACATTAAAATCCATGCGGAACGGATCATCAAGATGCGTGAGAAGTTGAACCAAATCATGGCCGACAACACGGGCCAGCCGCTTGAAGTCATCGAGCGCGACACAGAGCGCGACTACTTCATGTCAGCCGACCAAGCGAAAGACTACGGTCTCATCGACAAAGTCATGACACGCTAA